The following DNA comes from bacterium.
GCGACTGGGAAGCCGTCCCCGCGACCTTCACGGCCGTCGGAGCGGGCCTCCAGCAGGCGGGCGTCCCGATGCATCGACTCCTCGCCTACCAGCAGAGCCTCGCAGTGCCGGGAACGGAAGCGCACGCGGCGATCGGACGCGGGTATCGCCTGAGCGAACTTCCCCAGGCTAGATGACCGGCTGGCGCCGAGGCCCCGTGCTCGCGCGCACGGGACTCGGCCTGCTTCTGGTCCTCTGGACGGCCGGCCCCGCCCTCGCTTCCGGTGCGCCCCCGCCTCCGTCGGAGCCCATCGAGTTCTGGGTGATCGAGCCGAACGAAGGCGACTCGGCGGGCGGGCATGCCGCGCTTCGAATCGGCGAGCGCGTCTTCCACGTCCAGCGTCGACCGGATGGTCTTCTCTCCGATTGGCGAACGCCGCGCGTGCACTTCGAACGGGTCTACCGGGGACTCGGCAATCGGGGCATCCGCGCGATCCCGCTCGCCCTCGACTCCACCGAGCGCGCTCGGCTCACACGCTCCCTCGAAAATCGATTCTTCGACCGGCGCCACCGCCTGACGCGACTCGACACGCTCGAACGCGAGCAGGCGTGGCTCGAGAACGCGCTCGAGCGCGAGGTCCTCTCGATCGAGGTGCCGGGCCTCGGCCTGATCGGCGACGCCAACGGCGGCTGCGAAGACCCGCGCTCGCGCCATCTAGCGCAGTTCAAGCGCACGCTCGCCGAGCGAAAGGGCGGGGGCTGGCTGGCGTCCCAGCTCGAACGGGCGGAGGACCGCGTCGACCACCGTGTCGCCGCGCTGGGGTCGGCGAGCGACGCCCCCGCCCTCCCCGAGCTCGTCGAGGCGGTGCGAACGCGTGAGGCGCTCGCGATGCTGCACGCGTGCAGGCGCCCCGCCCCCGAGCGAATGGTCGACGTTCCGGGGAGTGCGATCGTCGACGCGCCGAGTCGCGCGGGCCTGGGAAGGATCTCCAGGGCACTCGAAGCGCGGCTCTACGCGCTGCTCGAGAGTCCTCGGGACGACGTCGGTCTCGCGATCCTGCTGACCGCGGCCCGCTGGAGCGCGATCGAGGAGAGCCTGCGGACCGGCCGCCTGATCGCGATCGATCCGCTCGCCGACCCGCCCGAGCAGGGCGACGCCATCGATGGGGGGCTGCCCGAGGCGTGGCTCTCGCGTCTCGACGACGAGGCGCGAGAGCGACTGGCGCGTCACGTCGCGAACCTCGAGGAAGGGACCGCGCCGCTCGAGGCGCGGCTGGTCTCGGTCGAAGCGGCTCTCCACGACGTCCGGCGACTGAGAGAACGTACGCGGCCTGCTGACGACGGACGCTGGGTCGACGGCACGACGCCACCCGATCGTCGCTACGCCGCGGCGGTCATCCCCCTCCCCCGGCCAGAGACCATTGCGCTCGAAGTCCTGGCACGGCGGCGGGATCTCTTCCGCACGGTCGCTCGCGAAGCCAGAGGTCAGCTGGAGACCGATCTCCAGTACGCCCTCTTCTACAGGAACTGCGTCACCGAGCTCACGCGACTCCTCCAGAGGGATGCGCGGGACCCGGGATCGGGATGGGGATTCATTCCGGTCGCGGCCGGTCGCCGGGTCGAACGTCTGCTCGGCGATGTCCCGCCCCGCACGCTCCCGAGCGCACGCTTCGAGCAGCTCGCGGATCAGGGGCGCGGCGGATCGAGCGGCGCGAACGGCTGGCGCGAGTGGAGCCCGCTCACGAGCCGCACCTATCGCCCCCATCCGGTCGACTCGAGCTTTCTCTTCTTCACGCGCGAGCGTCGCTGGTCGCGGCCGCTCCTGGGCGCCGTCAACCTCGTCTTCGGAACCGGGACCGCGCTCGTCGGTCTGCTCGCTGCCCCGCTCGATCGGGGCGAGCGACTGCGTCGAGGCGCCCAGGGCGTCGTCATGAGCGTGCCCGAGCTCTTCTTCTTCAGCGTCCGGCAGGGGACGTATCCGATCGTGCCGCCCGGGTTCGACGAGAGCGATCGTCTGCCCGAAGCGCCGGCGCCGGATTGAGCGCGCTGCGAGTCTCGCCGGGACTCGCCGTTCGCGCCTCAGCAGATATCCTTCTGGAGCGCGACGCGCCCAGGCCCGAGGGACGCGACGCCGAGGTCCGATCATCGTGGCGAGTCAGGCCCACCAGACCGAATCGGTGCCCTACGCGGGCCGCGTGATCCCGCTGCCCGGACGCGGCGAGATCTTCTTCCGCGAGGCGCGAGGCCCCCGGAAGGCTCCGACGTTCTTCCTCCTCCACGGACTCGGCGCCACGGGGCTGCTCAACTGGCAGAGCGCCCTCGACGCGCTCGCTCGCGACTACCGCGTGATCGTCGTGGACCATCGGGGTCACGGCCGCGGGATCGCCTCCCGCGCCCCCTTCCGCCTCGCCGACTGCGCCGACGACGTCGCGGCTCTCGCCGACGCCCTGCAGGTCGATCGCTTCTTCGCCGCGGGCTACTCCATGGGCGGACCGATCGCGCAGCTGCTCTGGCACCGCCATCGCGAGCGCGTCGACGGGCTCGTCTTCTGCGCGACGGCCTGTCGATTCTCATCGGACGAGGGACGCCGCCTGAGCTTCCTCGCGAGCCCCTCGATGCGCCTGGTCGGACGGGTGGCCCCGCGAGAGGCGATCCGCCGGCGCGTGCTCGACTACGTGTCGAATCAGTTCGAAGACCCCGCGATCCGAAGCCGCATCCTCGAGGAAGTCTCGCAGAGCGATCCCATCGCGATCTGGCAGGCGGCCGCCGCGATCCTGCGCTTCGACTCGCGCGAGTGGATCGGCGAGATCGACGTCCCGAACGCCGTCGTGCTCACCGCGCGCGACAACATGGTCCCCCCGACCGCCCAGCGCGGCCTCGCGAATCGGCTGGCAGACAACGTGGTCTTCCCCGTCGACGGCGATCATGCCGCCTGCCGGACCGCCCCAGATCGCTTCGTGCCTGCCTTGACGCAGGCCTGCGCCTCGGTCGTCACGCGGTCTTGCACGCGGCGGCGGGACGGCGGATAGCGAGACATGGACCGTAGTCTGCACCCGGCACGCATCCTGCGATGTCGGGATGCATGTCGACTCCGCCCTTCCTGCGTCGCCCACCTCACTGCCCCAACCCCGACTGCGATTTCCATGCAGATCCAACCGGTTGGCGCTTTCAGAAGAATGGCTTCTACGAACGAGAGGCCCGGCCGCGCCGGATCCAGCGGTACCGCTGTACCCGTTGCGGCCGCTACTTCAGTTCA
Coding sequences within:
- a CDS encoding alpha/beta hydrolase, whose protein sequence is MASQAHQTESVPYAGRVIPLPGRGEIFFREARGPRKAPTFFLLHGLGATGLLNWQSALDALARDYRVIVVDHRGHGRGIASRAPFRLADCADDVAALADALQVDRFFAAGYSMGGPIAQLLWHRHRERVDGLVFCATACRFSSDEGRRLSFLASPSMRLVGRVAPREAIRRRVLDYVSNQFEDPAIRSRILEEVSQSDPIAIWQAAAAILRFDSREWIGEIDVPNAVVLTARDNMVPPTAQRGLANRLADNVVFPVDGDHAACRTAPDRFVPALTQACASVVTRSCTRRRDGG